The DNA sequence ACCCGAACGGTGGCGACTCCCAGCCGCCGGATTTGGGAAGGAGAGAGACAGAATCTTAGCAAAGTGAGCAAGGCAATAAGATCCAAAATggtaagagcatctccaaccatactCCATGACCCGTCTTTGGAGTTGAATTTGGCTTCAACTTCAATCATAACCCATCCCAAATCATAGGGTAGCACTGCaaactaactttttcaatttctgaAAATTGCAATTAAATCCTCCTTTGATACAACTGAACATGAATTAAATCCCAGTAATTCACAGTAGCAGCTACAATCATATTTACAAGTACATTTTAATTGATACTACTTATTTATAAgtggatatttttaaagtagcaaataataatggaaaacttagaaaataattttagatatgCTACTTATGTTCATGATTGTTGGGCCTTAATTACCTCGACACATGATGTCGGGCCGGAATATGGGGGCCGCCAAGGTGAAGGAATCGTCTTTTTTGATGCAATTGTTGGgccttaattaaaaaatatgaaaagagaCAAGTCCAGAATATTTTCCATAAAGCGTGAACAAATTGCTCTCCTCTCCCATTCTCCATCCTCCATATATTTAAAAGCTTGAAGCTTCACTATTGTAATGCTGAATTATAGTGAAGGAAGAGTCATGTATTGATCTTGGTTTTATAAAACTTTCTCtcttaaaattttgaagtagTGCAATGTTATGTTTGATCGACATCCGTTGATGAATCATGTCTCATTGGCAGTAGAGAAGTCATGTTAGACAAGTTTAATTTATacaaataagagaaataaaagaaattttttttatggccTTGAAATTAAAGTGACGTGGGCTCAAAATTTTTCTAAGAAATTTTaacccaaataaaaaaaaaaaagaaaaagaaaaagagatttCTTGTCCAATTCCAGCGCCAGGTTGATGCCTCAAATCTTTTCAAATTGGTGAATTGATTCTTGCCTTAATtccttaaattaaattccaataattttgGTAATTAACCTTCAAACCGTGTGAGAATCAAATCCCCCAACTTGGGCATAGAGTAAAACCATTTAAACCCTACAATATTGCTCTTCCTCTCCAAAGGCGacatacacatacacacacacaccaaaaTTCTCAAGAACAAGTATGATTTCTCTCCCAATCCCAACCCAATCAAGCTCAAGGTATTCCTATTCATGTTCCTAAATTGTATACTATGTAGCATACAGGGTCAAATtgcttctctttttttttttgacttGAATAGgtagtattttatagtaattggATGCTCAAACTTTGAATTCATGACTTGAATTGAGGGTATTTCTAGTATTTTATCATAGTACTTCAGTCGGAAAATATTCATCTAATTGACTGATTCACAGTGTTGTTGTGCAGTTAGTTTGAGACACGCAAATAGTCAAAAGGTGCAGTCACATGGATCCAATGTCTAATGAGGTAAGTTATGGATGGAAGAATATTTCCACAATGAAGGAATAATTTAAACTTGCACAATGATTTGTAATGCGATTTTGTTAGCAAATTATTATGTGAAAGTTTTCTTGAAAGATGAGATTTTTCGAATCTTTAATATAACATTGATATTTTCCAATAGAAATTTACCTACCTTGCCACgtaatttatttacttgattttactccaagttcaattttttttcttgtgtgATGCAGACCAAAGTTCTATCTATCCGGATCAATTGTTGTGACAAATGCCGCAATGGTGTCCCcaaaaaaattaggaaaatgcCAGGTATTTCTTTCTCctcaatttttggttttgatagTTGATAAGGTGGTATAACTGATAATCgaactaaaaaaatgtttgcTATCGTTTAAATCGATAATCGATTTACATGGTTTGGTATCTGTATTAGTTGTGGGATTCACCGTGAGATCGGTATTtgataaattcaatttcataattttaagttCAATAGTTAGGCTTTAGGTTTTAGTTATACAGAATTGAATAATCCTCAACAATCaggttattttgatttcatttattttaccaatttaaatccttaattgaataatagcTTAATTATTAAGATaaacatatttgaatttaGGATTTTTGATATCATTATTTACCTTATCAACAAAAGTTTTGGAATGATGAGcatgtaaattattttaagttagtttatatttataaattgattttcaatgtaaaatgTCGAAAAAGTTTAGGTACCAGTACAATTTATGTGCATTTAATACGGTGGACTAAATTGAATTCGGTTTTATCGGTTAACTGTCGAACTGATCAGTTCTATATCGATTTCGGTTATCATTTTCAAGTCTGATTTCCCTATGGCGTAATTTTTAAGGGGTGGACAACGTTCTAAtagatgaaaaaggaaatcttGTATATGTCTTTGGCGAAATCGACGGCACAACGTTGTTGAACAACGTTGCGAAGCTAGGCAAACCGGTCAAGCTTTTATCAGCAGCAGACAAGCAGCCCTTGAACCATGCTGATGAAAACCACAACAAATCCGAACCTCATGCTGATGAAAGCCACAACGAATCCGAACCTCGTGccgaaaagggaaaaaaacaCGCCAACTGCTGCTGTGGAGACGGTCGTCACCACCGCAGCAACAGGCAGAAGAAGAAGGCGGAAGAGAAAGAGGAGCAGAAGAAGGCGGAAGAGAAAGACGAGCACAAATGCGAAGACTACATTCCCCCCAAGATTAGTCCCCATGTGTGTAAAGATTTTTTCTGCAAAACCCATCCACGAGGGCGCCTGATTACTGACCGGGTGCCAGCTGAGAATACGAGCAACTTCTTTGGCATGCTGCCGTTTTATGGCACAGGAGGGGTGTACCAGTATCCGATGGGGAACGAAGGGTGGTATGGACGGCAACAGCCACCACCGCAGTCTGGGTATGGATGGCAACAGCCGCCACCAAGGAGGAATCCACAACATAATCCATTCATTTTTCAGTAGAGAAATCTACTTATTTTGACATGGCTACTTTTCCACAAATTCAcatttgtttctattttatcacATTTACTTTCCAATGTCACATTCTAGCTACCATATGGTTTCCATTAAtctttttgataaataaatcttTCGTAACATTGTAATAGTGTC is a window from the Salvia hispanica cultivar TCC Black 2014 chromosome 1, UniMelb_Shisp_WGS_1.0, whole genome shotgun sequence genome containing:
- the LOC125223592 gene encoding uncharacterized protein LOC125223592, which translates into the protein MDPMSNETKVLSIRINCCDKCRNGVPKKIRKMPGVDNVLIDEKGNLVYVFGEIDGTTLLNNVAKLGKPVKLLSAADKQPLNHADENHNKSEPHADESHNESEPRAEKGKKHANCCCGDGRHHRSNRQKKKAEEKEEQKKAEEKDEHKCEDYIPPKISPHVCKDFFCKTHPRGRLITDRVPAENTSNFFGMLPFYGTGGVYQYPMGNEGWYGRQQPPPQSGYGWQQPPPRRNPQHNPFIFQ